The following proteins are encoded in a genomic region of Arachis ipaensis cultivar K30076 chromosome B02, Araip1.1, whole genome shotgun sequence:
- the LOC107628143 gene encoding uncharacterized protein LOC107628143 — MGNCVFKGLQNGVLEDMKVKVVTSNGGIMELYSPITVECITNEFPGHGIFRRYHNMISEPLSNGEELHGGQIYYLLPLNPTLLSSSSKRVPITETNNPNITPYRMSTCEKNTNPNPNNNKNTWWEPHEVLPRYNNTGVWKVKLVISPEKLSEILAQDSRTEALIESVRTVAKCGSGVAPSSSMTNSDQWSVCSSSCKGSTFGVDS, encoded by the coding sequence ATGGGGAATTGTGTGTTCAAAGGGTTGCAAAATGGTGTATTGGAGGACATGAAGGTGAAAGTAGTGACTTCAAATGGTGGAATCATGGAGCTATACTCTCCCATCACAGTTGAATGCATAACAAACGAGTTTCCGGGCCATGGCATTTTTCGCAGGTATCATAACATGATATCAGAGCCTCTATCAAACGGCGAAGAACTCCATGGCGGCCAAATCTACTACCTCCTACCTCTAAACCCAACATTATTATCTTCATCAAGCAAAAGGGTACCTATAACCGAAACCAATAATCCCAACATAACACCATATAGAATGTCCACGTGTGAAAAGAacacaaaccctaaccctaacaatAACAAGAACACATGGTGGGAACCTCATGAGGTTCTTCCTAGGTACAACAACACGGGTGTGTGGAAGGTGAAGCTTGTAATAAGCCCCGAGAAGCTGTCGGAGATTCTTGCACAAGATTCTAGGACCGAGGCGTTGATTGAGAGTGTGAGGACGGTGGCAAAGTGCGGCAGCGGCGTTGCGCCGTCGTCGTCGATGACTAACTCCGATCAATGGAGCGTGTGTAGTAGCAGTTGTAAAGGTTCTACGTTTGGTGTGGATAGTTAA